The following proteins are co-located in the Apis mellifera strain DH4 linkage group LG11, Amel_HAv3.1, whole genome shotgun sequence genome:
- the LOC413567 gene encoding L-xylulose reductase encodes MNINFVGKRILVTGAGRGIGKDLALRLSKYEGQVIALSKKKENLDKLCKEDPRIQFICVDLSDWNATRKAVESVLPIDLLVNNAGVAHLNSFFDATPEDFDLTFTVNVKAILNVSQIVAKNMIERKVGGSIVNISSQASQAALKDHVVYCASKGAVDMLSKTMALELGPYNIRVNTVNPTVILTEMGKLGWSDPKKARTMLDKIPLGRFGEVSEVVDAIVYLLSNHSSMINGITLPVDGGFLAT; translated from the exons ATGAACATCAATTTTGTGGGAAAACGTATTCTTGTAACAGGAGCTGGACGag GTATTGGCAAAGATTTAGCTCTTCGTCTTTCCAAATATGAAGGTCAAGTAATAGCGTTGtccaagaaaaaagagaatctaGATAAGCTATGTAAAGAAGATCCTCGTATTCAGTTTATTTGCGTCGATCTCAGCGATTGGAACGCCACCAGGAAAGCCGTTGAAAGTGTGTTACCTATAGATCTCTTAGTAAATAATGCCGGTGTTGCACAtcttaattctttcttcgatgCTACACCAGAAGATTTTGATTTAACATTTACAGTAAATGTGAAAGCTATATTGAATGTTTCTCAGATAGTCgcaaaaaatatgattgaaaGAAAAGTTGGTGGtagtattgttaatatttcttcGCAAGCCAGCCAAGCAGCTTTGAAGGATCATGTTGTCTATTGCGCTTCGAAAGGAGCAGTAGATATGTTGTCTAA AACAATGGCTCTTGAGCTTGGTCCCTATAATATTCGAGTGAATACCGTGAATCCTACAGTGATTTTGACGGAAATGGGAAAATTAGGTTGGAGTGATCCGAAAAAAGCACGAACTATGTTAGACAAAATACCATTAGGTCGATTCGGCG AAGTGTCCGAGGTAGTGGATGCGATAGTGTATTTATTAAGCAATCACAGCTCGATGATTAATGGAATTACATTGCCAGTGGATGGTGGATTTTTAGCAACATAA